CGGCAACACTGGCTATTGACACAATAATCATAAAAATCCACGACACAAGAGTCGCCAACAAGTGTAAAATAGATACCATAATTAGTGAGCAAACTGGAACAATAACATTTGCATTGTCAAATCCTTTAACACTTTttaatcaacattttgcacattTGGAACAAATTGCCCAAAAAAGTAATAATGTCAAGATAAATGAATCAATTTaagtgattaataataatagtgtccTCCTGACAGAATTTCAGTCATGGCGGCCAATCTCCCTAGAAATTAGCCAACTGTGCGGAATGTTAATGCACAAATGCGTGcacaaacacaggtgcactctctattccctcactctcatagccaaATGGGAAAGAAATCTGACACGACCGGAGGGAGATCAGGTGCAGGATCAGGCTTTCTCAGAGGCACAGGGGTTACACACCAGCAACTTGCTAACTCCAGCCtagtactgagaatttcttgaaAACCCCAGAATACAATCAAACTGGCACcaatgattaatattaaaagTAACACCCAATATATACACAAATATACTTACTGAATGCAATTATAACACAAATAATCATTTCCTTCCAGGAAGAGTAAAGGTCTGACAAACTCTGTTCAATTGTATCCCAACTGTTCAGCAAATCATAGAAGTCTATGAACACCTTTCGAGCTATATCTTTAGCCGATTTAGGGAAGCACCTATTTAGCAGAGGGAAGGAATCATACACTGGCAAAGCAGGACAAGGTCCTTCAAAATTAAAGTTCTTTGCACTCTGTACatcatttaaattaatatcataTCTGCAAAGATTAGATCCTGTTTCCTTGTAAAAGTTTTGAATATCTGAGAATGATTCCATCTTCTTATTAGGACATTGCTTCACACATATCTTAAGTGACCGTCTCAACTCTTTAACATCCATAAAGAATAGGTAGCTTTTGTCAGCTGTACTTATACCCGCTAGTGGGAAGTTTAAAAGCTTCTTGTTATTCTTAACACCACATGTATTCCCAAACGAATCGTAACCGTTTATTAGTCGTTGCGGATTTCCATACACAAATGATATAGCAGCGATTATTATCTAGAAAAACGGTAAACACAGTTAAGCAGTGTCGCTATTAagaaataataggtaggtatcgtaAAATTAATAGTTATTAACTTGAAAGACATACCATTAAAATCCAGAAAATAACATAAATCACAAGCCACAAAACGTCGGTGCAGCTTTTGCGTGGCGTTTCATTTTGTGGAGATATCTCACTTTGAGCACAACCCATTATATAGTTTTATTGAACAGGTATAGCCGttcaactaaataattaaagtaaTGGGCACAACTAACATCATTTGATGAACTTTTGTTTGGGAATCTAGCTTTCTTTATACTTTTCACACTAGAACATCTAGACTATACTACGGTCTAGTGGAGTCCATTGGAGTCTACAGTGGACTCTAATCTCCAGACGCTACGCCCTTCCGGCTGTACATCAAGCCAAGCCAGCAACGATAAAAAAACAACAATGAAATGAACGCATATGTAAAAAATACTCTGTGAATGAACGCGAACGCCGAACACTGTCTCGGCTTCAAATCAATGCTTCAAAAGTTCAAAATCACATCAACATCAAAACTTCCAAAACCATAAAGAACAAAACCAAaagtcaaacaaaaaaataacagtGACAGTTATGCAATACCACCTctcagataggtaggtaggtacctacacactcCATAATAATAAACTCCGAGCATAATACTCTTGGTTCAGTGTATATCATAGTCTAAGGAACGGtgtgtaaaaatataattgtctAGACAAaaatccagagccgtaaaaccagttttaaaaaaaatattagtctgtGGTGTCTACTGTCAAATTTGTCATAAATTATGGACAATGCCCAATGGTAATAAACATTGAAATccaaaatacctattttattttttgatttcttCAAGTTTCTCTAATTCTCTAGGCTtactcacagagtacattattaTCTTTCTCTGCATTATGAATAAAATAGGTCTTAAACTAACTCCCATGATATGCAATCATTATGTAAAGCGTAATTTAAACAATAATGTGGCTAGCATTACTAGGATTCACAGAGAAGTATTTACAAGAATGTATCCCACAAAAGTTGTTTTAGCCAATGGGGCTTCAATTAACATTAGATACCATGAAccaaggaaaataataaaagtaagcataaaatacctaattacgAATTCAATACCAACTCCACATACCTACTAacattttaaatgcgaaagtgtgtctgtctgtgtatctgtgaaaagcaagcagacagacatgtctgcttgcttttcacggcccaaccgttctatcgattttgatgaaatttggtacagagttagcttacatcccgggaaaggacataggctactttttatcccggaaaattaacgagttcccgcggaattttttaaaacgtgaatccacgtggacgaagtcacgggcaccctctagtacctaatatatatattttttaatagaaatattttgtattcaaataaacttttacaaatgcttcTGAATCATTTAaagaatttaccactggttcagaatgacATTCCTAC
This genomic window from Maniola hyperantus chromosome 5, iAphHyp1.2, whole genome shotgun sequence contains:
- the mRpL55 gene encoding large ribosomal subunit protein mL55, giving the protein MNKIGLKLTPMICNHYVKRNLNNNVASITRIHREVFTRMYPTKVVLANGASINIRYHEPRKIIKLPLDLSTLSEDERKARLEKRKPKRKVKITEFVEDNFNAKKYLKYLKK